Within the Porphyromonadaceae bacterium W3.11 genome, the region GGAAGTAGCAGCAGCATCTTTAAGAAACTGCATACTCTCAAAGTCGTTAGAGTTCATCCCTTGTATGATACCTGCCGATACAGGCATACCATCAAGGATATACAAAGGTGCAGATCCAGAGTTAATAGACCCTCTACCATGCAACTTAACAGATGCAACAGCACTTGGCTCTCCAGAAGAAGTAGAAACTTGTACACCAGCGACCTTACCCTGAACAGCATCAAAAATATTCGCTGTCGGCTTCTCTGTCAAATCCTTAGAACCGACTTTTACAATAGAAGCAGACGTAGCCGCTACCTTCTTTGAAGCATAACCTACTACTACGACTTCATCTAAGAGCTCAGAACTAGGTTTTAGTTGGACCTTCATGTCCGCTGATGCCGGCACTTCTTGAGTATCATAACCGATGAAGCTAAATATGATTATTTCTCCCTTAGTTGCCTTTAGTTTAAATTTACCATCAAAGTCAGTTGATGCTCCTACGGTTGGATTATTCTTAAGACTAACCCTAGCTCCAATTAGAGGCTCATTATTCTCGTCTATCACAAGCCCTTGTACGTTGATGTCTTGTCCGAAAGCGATCTTTATAGTAAATAGGATCATTCCGAACATCATCAAAAATTTATTTTTCATACCATTATTATCATATTGACATTTATACATCATCAATCCATCAATATGAAGGATATAATGAAGGTACAATTATCATTATTTTACATCTTAAAATTACTTCTAAAATCGATCAAGCAATACTCATTTTTGAGCGAAAATACTTATGACAACATAGAAGTCAACACAAATTAATAATCACTAAATGGTCTTACCGAAAATTTATACTTATCCGTATTACCTGTTAAGATTGAACGATGGATACGAACCTCTGACTTATCAAATTCCACACCATGCAATTTATATTTATTAAATCCACTGTTTTGGTAATCATCAGAAGCAGGATAAAAACCTTTTGTTCCGAGATACACATGTGAATTACCACTTATATAACCTGCAGTTGGGAAAAGACGCTTTACATACTTAGCACTACTATCGCTCCAGAAATCTTCTTTTGAAATAGCATCCAAAGTCATCTTAGCATCACTTCCAATCAAGCGAGCAGTTACTTCGAGTGCAGACATATTATTATCTTCTCCGAAATTAACCAAGCGGTATCTATAGGCAGTTCGCATACGATTGTCATCTCCAATGAATTTAATACCATAAACGACACCGCCAGACACTGAATTATATTCCGCAGTGTATTCTTTTTCCTCTTGGCCTTTACCAACTTTTATAGTTTCCTTTACACTCTCCTTAACTTTACTTTCGGTAAAGGAAATAATGCCAGAAGAAGGGAACACGCCCAGCCATTCTGAAGCTGATGGGAAATGATAAATACCAGCTAAAAAGCGTTCTGCAAAAAGACTCTTAGCCTCATCGAACGAGAACATTCCAAGCTGATCAATACCATTAGAAGTTGCAAAACTCTTACCTTCAGTAGCAACACCGAATTCTGAAACATACTCTAATGCAAGTTTATCAGGATCATAGACTCCAGGATTATCCGAACCGCCAGCATTCTTGGAAATCGTAAAAGTCTTTCCATCAAAGTTAATAACTATAGCTGCATCGGTTTCTGTTATTGAAAAGGTATCTGTGGCATCAAGCCCCTTAGCACGTACTCTTTCACCATTTTCATCCCTTAAAACCTTCCATGTTGCGCCATCATCTGTACTAATTTGCCAAAAGCCGTCAGCTGTAATCTGCACTTTAGGCATCTTTCCATCTTCTGCTTTAGCCTTAATAGGTTCCCCACCTGAATCTCTCATAAGTTCACCATTAATAGTCCAGTATAAAGTCCCATTAAGCTCTTTCACAGAAATATCTGGTGTTTTTCCGTTCCTTCCATTCATCAAACTAAGCTTACTACCGTCAGACATAATGAGTTCATAACCATATGAAGTCTCAGTCCACTTTTCGATAGATTTCTTTCCAGCTTCGGCGTCAATGAGAACCTGAAGAGTTTCGATTCTTGAATTAGCATTTTTCATTAAATTCTCAAGGTTACTCACCCTTGATTTTAAATCCTCAAGGTCTTGATTAATTGACGATAGATCAGTACATGATACTGCAATTATCAAAAGCAGAAGGCCACATGTAAAATTTGCGATTTTCTTCATTTTCAGTCTATATAATTTGGTTATTTAACACTCAATAATTGTATGATAGACTCAGTACAAGCCTATCACTGTAGTTCGTATTCAGCCCTTTCAAGTAGGCAAAGTCTATTGAACCACCCATAAACTTAGCCCCAACACCAGCTGTCCAATGGCTAGTGTACCTTGTACCTATCTGAACACCGGTCCTGAAGCTAACAAGATCAAACACGGTATATTCTCCTCCAAGGTTCGCTTGAAAAACCTGATTCTTAATAGGCAAAAAGAAATATCTAGCTCCTACTAAAGAGGTAATCTTATGAATATCACCTAACTTGACAGTTAGGTCGGAAGTTATTTCTGCTTTAGCTGGGAGATTATATCTCTCAGATGACGAATAGTAAAGATGGGTTCCAAAATTAGAGACCCGTGCGGCCACATTAAGTGTTGCTAAAGAACGTGCGATACTGAAATCAGTAAGGTAATTAGCTCCTACAGAGAAACTTCCTGCATAAGCAGGACGGCCTGTATAGCTCTGGATAAACGACATCGTAGCAAAAGCACTAAACTGATCGTTAATCCTAAAAGCATAACCAAGATCGGCAGCCCAATCAAAGGGGTTATATTTCCTTATGTCCTGATCATCGTATGGCCCATCTATAATTTGATATGACAGCCCTCCTTGGTAGCGAAATCCAGCAAATACTACATGTCTATTCAAAAACTTAGCACCTAAAGATATTGAACCATTCTTAAGACGACCCGATGCTTCTTCATAAGTTGGATATAACATTCCATTTGCAGAGATCGTGTACTTATTAGGCTGATACAATATAGAAGCTGGATTAATATACAGATAATTGCTCTTCGCACTCATTAATGTTGCACTACCCATGGATGCTGCTCGTGCATCAACTGGTGCTTCTAGTATTGGGAGAAGACGATTCTGAGCATTCATTTCAAGAGAGGCTAACCCTATTGAAAGAATGAGTAGAAGGTACTTTTCAAAAAACTTAATTCTCATATTATTTATTCATTTTACCAAAAATATTTATTTGGAATCTCTTATACTCTAAAGTAGATTATTTCTTTAAAATACTTCGTACTGTTTCACGACCATCTACTTTTATCACTAAGACATAAGAACCTGGCATCAAATGTTTCATATCAATCTGTGCAGCTCCAGAATCATTCACCTTCGCATCTTCTTGGAAAATTAATTCTCCATTCACACTTTGAACTTTTACATGGGCGGCATTGTATTTTGGATTAAGCCATATATTAAGCTCTCGCTGAACAGGTATAGGCCATACCGCAAATACGTCAGAAGTAGCATCCTCGGTGACTGTAACTTCTATGGTAGTATTGGTTGTCATATAGCCATTACTTGCTGTAACCACAATAGAAGTTTTTCCAGGTTTTTCTCCAATAATAAATAAATGACCAGCCTCATTAATAAAGGTACTAGCAACAGCTGGATTACTAGATATAGCCTTAAAGCTGTGGCTCAAGAAGTAAGGTTTTTCGAAATAACTAGGAAGTGCCAATTCTATCGGTTCACTATGAATACCAACTAAAAGTGGCTGAATAGGTGACTTAAGAATTGGTTTCTTGATATACACGACTCTGAACGGAACACTAAACGTTTTGGTAAGTCCTAACTCGTCTGTCAAAACAACTTTAACGGCATGCTCTCCTTCACCTAAAACTGGACGAATTACGAACTCAATTCCATTTGTGACCTTTCTGTGTGTAATACCTCCTCTGTCACCTGCTATTTCATAGCTCCAAGAATGACCATCTATATCCTTTACATCTAAGAGATATGTACTTCTATCAATAACGAAGATAGGTTCACTTGGAATGTTTGAAATTTCAGGAGCATGATTCACTTTTGTATCACCAGCGAAAAAACTTGGTTCTGAAGTATTACCCCACTTGTCATATGCTACTAAAGCAAAATGATATGTAGTGGCAGGCTCAAGAGAAGAAACAGTAAAACTCATCTCATCACCAGGTTTTGTTCCGACACCACTGATGAATCCATTAGCTGTTCCTGATACATCACCATCTGTAAGATAATTATTCTTATCTAGTGGCTTATTAGATACATACAATCTATATCTGAGAGGTTGATTATCATCCTCGTCACTTGGAACAACCCAATACACGGTAAGTGCAGTAAATGCATTTTCAGTGGACTTATCTTTAATAATCTCTGGTTTATCAGGTGCTTTGTGATCATTCTTCAGTGTAAGTGCTGCATATGCATCAATAGTACCTATACCAAGCTTTCCAGCATATTGTGGATTAACCTTGTCCAGATCCACTGGAAGTACTGACGCAAGCATACGCGCTTTTAGCTCATCATTTGTAAATCCCTGTCCACCAAACTTAGATAAGACAAGAGCAGCAACACCTGAAATATGTGGACATGCCATAGATGTACCATGATAGTAATGATACTCTTCTCCATTCAACATAGCAGGTGCCATTGTACTAAGCACACCTGCTTTTTCACCATACCTCTGCATATCACCACCTGGTGCAGCAATATCTACCCAATCACCGTAAGTAGAATAACTAGCTTTTGTAAAGTTAGGAGCAACTGCTGACACAGCTATTACGCGCTCGTAATTAGCTGGAGGAGTGGGATAATCCAAGTTGTCATTACCCGCTGCAAAAAATACGATTCCACCTTTCATTGGAGAGTCTTTTCTTTGCTCGCCATAATTTGGATCATCTTTAACCAGGACTGTTCCGGCTTTATCGATAAAAAAGTCAATAGCCTCTTTTATGACATCTGGCATAACTTCAACCCCTGATGCAAAAGGGTAACCCCATGAATTCTGAGAAATAGTAGCACCATTTAGAGCTCCATATATGATGGCATTAGCAATGTTCTCTGTTGAAGCACCTTTTGTAGTCACACCATCAGGATTCGCTCTAAGAATTGCAGCAGACATCAGACGTACTCCAGTTGCCTTTGGGTCTTTATCATTTCCACCAGCTACTCCTGCAACACCTATTCCATTATTCGATCTCGCTGCTACTGTACCTGCTACGTGAGTACCGTGACCATCTGCATCAGGGAGAATATCTGCTGAATTAGAGACAAAACAGAATCCATGAATATCATCTTTATATCCGTTATCGTCATCATCATGGTCATTCTTGGCCTCGCCTGGGTTGACCCATAGATTATCTACCAAATCTGGATGAGTCACATCAATACCGCCATCAACGACACAAACAATTACATTCGGTGTTCCGGTGGTTATTTCCCATGCTTTAAAAAGATTAATATCACAGCCTTGCTTTGACCAATATTTGTCTCCTAAATTGTTGTAGTGCCATTGAAGAGGTAAGTATTCATCATCAAATGGATATTTATCAGAGCGAATGAGATCATATACGTGTTCTTCGCCTTGAGCAGAGCCAAAAACTTCGGCTTTACATGAATACTCCACTTTTTCGATCTCTGCGACACTATTTAGTAAAGAAAAGGCAGAGGGCAAAGGGGTTTCTTCATCAAAACTTGCAATATACCACCGATCAAGCCCCGCATCCTTTAGTGCACCCTCGAATTTTCCAGAGGGAAGGACAAGACGTTCTACCTTGTGCGTATTCATCGCACTCAAAGCAGCAGACATAGGTCCAGGCACAGATGACATCTGAATGACACCAGAATTGATAAGCTTTATATCTCTTGATGTCTCTCGACCAACCTTAAAAATAATCTTGCCTGGTATCGCACTCTTCGGAGCATACAAGGACGAAGTGTTTCTTTCAGAAACATTTTGGTCACTTGTCTGAGAAGACGTTAATACTACTTCTCTCTTATTCTCACACCCATATATGCTAAAAAGAGAGGCAACCAAGACTATTAGCAGATTAAATATATATTTTTTCTTCATAATCTATTACTAATTTTTGCATTTAATGTTTCATTCAAATCACAAAACACAAACACCATCTTATTCAAATAAAATTGTGACATCTGAGATAAATCATTTTCCTGAAGATAACAGTTTATCTTGACGTACTACCTCCTCGTGAGCCATAGACAAAAAAGCTTCTCTTTCTGCTGCAGTTTGAGCACCTAAATCTCTATGGAAATAACTTATTGCCAAAACAGGCATTAGATCCATAACGGAATTAAACCTAGTACCACGAGGGATAATAAGAATCTTTTTCTCTTCATTATACCATTGAGTAAGTCCATCAACCTCCTTTATATACTTAAAGCCAGAAGCTACAAGAAGGTTTTGAAACTCTTCAGTTAGATAGTATTTTCTTTCGCTTAAAAATGCTCCCAAATGAACATCATTAAAAACAGCTACCAATTGATCTAGCTTATCAGCAATTTCACCCGTATTTGGATCTACTTCTGAATCATTCATACCGAAAATACGTGCAACTAATGGACTTAGACTTGGGTCAACTGTATACTGAGACTCTACGACAATACTTGGATGCTTCTTACTCCGTGTTTCATAATCAAGGGTTGAACCATTTGCCAGCTCATTTTCCTTGATTTTTGCGTAAGTCCAATCACCAAACAAATACTCATATTTATCAAATGGGAACTTACTAAACGTCTTATATGGCTCTGTCTGTTTTCCTCTTGACTTAAGTGTAATTGTAGAAGGCTTGGTTTCATCCTTATTAATTTTCATGACCAAACCATAAGCTGCTTCAGAATTAGACCCAGAAAAGACCAAAATCTTACTAGAAGGATCTACAGTATTATTTGATATGGCAAATCCATTATACGACAAAAAATCCATAAACTCACTAGACTGTAAAACGTCTGGAGCATAGGATGTTATTACTATGTTTGTAATAAGTTTTGAAGATGTGTCAATATTATAGACAACATCAGAATAGACCGACGATGCATAAACAAATTTTACTGTCACACTACCTGGCTGACCAAGCAAACCGGCTGCGGCTGAATACTCAAGCAAAAAGTTGCCATTATTTTCTTCAAATGCAATGACTTCATAAGGGGTAGACCTTCTTTCCAAAAGAGGGAGTGCATATTTGGCATTTTTTCGTCTAGGTTGCTGAGTGAAATTCACGACAACAACTTTTCCAGACATATTAACATACATCTGAGCAACTCTCTCTTTTAGTGTAGAATTAGCATCAGCAATTACTTTTATAAACCCGCCAATCCGATTTGCATGTAGCCACTCTTTACCATCTTCAATTTCAAAAGACCAATCAGAATCATTTGAGGATACATCTATCAAAATGGCTTGTCCATCAGACAATAGGTCTATATCTTTTGGGGAAACATCTAAAAGCGTAATAGCCTGACTTTGCGTAACAGTTACCAATTCTTTAACACCGCCTGCTACCACTAAAATACCAGACTTTCTTTTTTCCCCAGACCTATTCTCTTTAGCTGAGACATAGATCCCCTTGTCCTTATACTCTACTTTAAGCCAACTAGGATCTAGAGAGACAGCTTTAACTATTGCTTGATTAGTTTTAACTGTTATTTGAGGAATATAGCCAGCTTCAACCTCTTTGCTTGTAAATTCTAGAGATTGAGATGAAAGCTCTAGCACCGCAGGCTCCGTATTTCTATCCATCTCATCCTCAGGTACACAAGATATAGCTAACACTATAAAAGTCAAGAAGACAGAGGTTAATCTTATCATTGTTTTCACATTCATCATTTACCTTATACAAATATTTTTAAAAGCATACCGAGTTCGCACAGAATTGTAATAAAATCAATGCTTTACCCCTTGATTGGAGTAAAAATAACCTTCGAATCCTTCAATTCATTAACTACGACCTCGACGTCAAAACCAGTTGAAGTACTAGTTCCAGTATAATTATCAGATCCCTTTTGAACTTTTATTTCAAACCCCTTGTCTATTAATGTTTGCTTAAATTCATCTGATTTTAGAGTCTTAGCATCATCAGAAATCATCACTATCTGGTGAATAGACTTAGTTGCTGCAGTTATGCTATATGTTACAGACTGAAACACAGGAGAAGCATAAAGGAATACTACATAAGGGATATCAATAGGTTCACCCAGTTCACTGTCCACATACTTGACAACAAAACTTCCTTGCTTCTTCTCATATTCAATAATTTCATGCTTTGTCGGACTTTTCTTCAACAACGGAAGACCAAATCTAGCCCCGTTATTAAAAGCTTGTTGAGTAATGGACAATTCTTTAGGATTAGTACCTTTGACCTGTACGTAAATCTGACCTTGCCTTTCACTACTGTTTGTATTTGGTGCTATAGATAATTGGAGGAAGTTATCAATACGAGTCACATTGATCCAATCTTCCGCTGATTCATCAATCTCATAGTTCCATTCACCTCCATTTGACCTAACATCCACTATTAAGGTTTTACCTTCTGCTGGAACTACCATCTCAGTTTCTGATAACTCTAAATACAGAGCTGAACCCATTTGAACCACTTTAACTACTTCAAATTTTGTTCCAGCAAAAACTAACAAACTAGTCTCTCTCTTTTCACCTGAATTATTAGGCTTTGCAGATATATAAATAGTCTTATTACGATACTGAGCTTCTAACCAGTCAGGAGCGAGAGATTGTACTTTTACAATTTGCTGATTAGTCGTAACGGTCAATAGAGGGGCTACTTCTTGAGATTCACTTGGTAATTCTAGTGCATATTGCGATAATTCTAAAGTTTCCGGCTCCATTAGTGCCTTACCTCCTTCTTGCATAGAACAAGAGCTACTCATAATAGCAATAAATACCATTATTGTAATTAAGTTTATCACACGTTTCATTTTAACATTAATTAGCGCCCAGACCATTAAGAATTCCACCTCAACACTCCAAGCAAGTTAATATTTTATAATTTATTCACGTCGATCGCTATCATTTTAAACACAGAGTGCAAACATACAAAAATATAACTTCATCGTAATTAAAACGTAACACTTTAACATTTAAATAATATTATTAAATCAGTTGATTAATCAAATCATTAAATACAAGAATCAGAGTATATCAATCAACGAAAGATAAATGGTAAAAATGACTATGTTTCATCTTTTCTTTTTATCTTTGAGGATGATAAAGAATATGGGTGGAGGTTACAAGCGAAAAGAACTCATGAACTTAAATAAAATATTAAAGGATGCTGGCATTCTAATTGTCATCTTTCTGGTGGTTGGTATCATTTCGGGACACATTGATATATCCCCTAAAAAAGCAAACCAAAGTAATGCAACCGTTGTGGAGATTAATCAATCTCAGTTTGCTGAGCTTATTTTTGATTTTGAAAAAGGGGGCGAATGGAAGTTCAGTGGAGACAAGCCCGTGGTCATAGACTTTTATGCTACTTGGTGCGGACCATGCAAGAGACTGCGTCCCCGTCTGGAACAATTGGCAAGTGAATATGGTGACCAAATTATTGTTTACTCTATTGATGCCGAATTAGCACCTCACCTTTCAGCTTATATGGGTGTGGATCGTTTTCCAACAGTTTTCTTTGTACCATTGGAGGGCATTCCTTACAAGAGTGTAGGATTAATACCTCTTTACAAACTAAGAAAAGGCGTTGAAAAAATTTTAGAAAATTAGAAATAAAAGGGAAACCAATTTTGATGAACGAAAGAATATTCTTACTTGAAGACACCGATCCACAAATCTTTTATGGAGCCAATAATCGCAACCTACACTTACTGAAAGAGACACATCCTAAGTTACGGATCATAGCACGTGGGAACGTGATTAAAGTGATTGGTGAGCCAGAGGAGATGAATAATTTTCTTAAGTTACTCAATCAATTAGAGGCATACGCCACTGAATACAACATGCTTAGCGAGGACATTATTAGGGAGATGATTCAGGGCGAGTATAAGGAGATGAAGAGCAATTCTGATGGTGTCATCATCTATGGTGCTGGAGGGCGTCCGATAACACCAAAGTCTGCCAACCAGACTAGGATGATCAAAATCATTGAGCAAAATGACTTGGTCTTCGCTACAGGTCCAGCTGGATCAGGTAAGACATTCCTAGCCATCGTAATGGCAGTAAAGATGCTAAAAAATAAAAGTGCTCGACGTATCATTCTAAGTCGACCAGCAGTGGAGGCAGGTGAAAAACTGGGCTTCCTTCCAGGTGAAATGAAGGACAAACTAGATCCCTATCTTCAACCTCTCTATGATGCGTTACAGGAATTGATACCCGCGGCCAAACTAAGAGAACACATTGAGAATGGTGTGATTCAGATAGCACCTCTAGCCTATATGCGTGGTAGGACATTGAATGATGCTGTGATTATTTTAGATGAAGCCCAAAATACGACCCCTCACCAGATGAAGATGTTCTTAACCCGCTTAGGTCAAAATGCTAAGATGATTATCACTGGTGATATTACCCAAGTCGATCTCCCTCGTGGCGTTCAATCCGGACTGAAACAGGCTAAGCAAATTCTTGAGGAGACCTCCGGTATTGGGTGGATAAACTTTGAGAAGAAAGATATCATGAGACACGGATTGGTACAAGCTATTGTCGAAGCATATGAAGGCTTTGAAAGACAAGAAGCTGAGAATCGGAATGACAAGACAAGTAAATAAACACATATAATAATACACATATATAAATATAAGTTATGGCTAATGCACTAGTAAATACTGAACTAAAGCTACCTAATCTCAAAAGCCTATATCATGGAAAGGTAAGAGATGTCTATACCATGGATAATGATTTACTGATCATGGTGGTTACAGACCGTATCTCTGCTTTTGACAAGATATTACCTGAGGGTATTCCATATAAAGGTGAGATCCTAAATAAAATTGCAGCAAAGAACTTAGATGCCACTGCTGATATTGTAAAGAACTGGAAGATTGATACTCCAGACCCCATGGTCACAGCAGGACACGCCTGCGAACCTTTCAAAGTGGAAATGGTCATTCGTGGCTATATCACAGGAAGTGCTTGGAGAGCATATGCCAATGGTAAGAGATCGGTAAGTGGCATTCAACTCCCTGAAGGACTGAAGGAAAATCAAAAGTTTGACAAACCCATCATCACCCCTACGACTAAGGCTGATGCAGGTCATGACGAAGAGATCTCTCGAGAGGAGATTATCTCCAGTGGACTGGTCGATCGTGAGGACTATTTGGAACTTGAGCGTATCACATACGAACTATTTCAGAGAGGAACAAAACTAGCTGAGGAAAAGGGGTTAATTCTAGTTGACACAAAGTATGAGTTTGGCAAAAAAAATGGCGAAATCTATCTCATTGATGAGATACATACTCCGGACTCTAGCCGTTATTTTTATAAAGATACCTACGAAGAGCTTTTCAGCAAAGGGATGCCACAGCGACAGCTCTCCAAGGAATTTGTGAGAAAATGGCTCATGGACAAGGGTTTTTCAGGAGAAGAGGGACAGGAAATGCCAGAAATGACTCCTGAATATTGTGATACTGTGACAAAAAGGTACATCGAATTATATGAAAAGCTAACGGGCGAAACCTTCGTAAAACATCCTACCAGTGAATTACACGATAGGATTGAAAGAAATGTCGTAGCTTGGTTGGAGTCAAGAAAGTAATATAATGTCAAATAATTTTGCGGATAAAATCCGCTCTATGTTCGATACCATAGCTCCCACATACGATAAGCTGAACAGACTAAATAGTTTTGGTCTAGACCTTCAATGGCGAAAGGATCTTATCAATCACGTAGCTATGGAAAAGCCGAAACGAATCCTGGACTTAGCTGCTGGTACTGGTGATTTATCTATCATGTTAGCTAAAGCGTGCCCTGAAGCAGCAGTGATAGCTGGAGATATGTCTATCGGAATGTTAGAGATAGCAAGAAAAAAGGCTAACTCAGAACGACTTCCTCAAATTGAGATCCAAGAAATGGATGCCATGAACCTTCCATACCAGGATCCACAATTTGATGCTATTACGTGTGCCTTCGGAATACGTAATTTTGAAAGCATTGCCCATTCATATAGGGAGATGTATAGGGTAGTTCGTCCTGGAGGCATGGTTGCTATATTAGAGCTTTGCGAGCCAAAAGGCTCCATTATTCATAAGCTCTATGATATGCATGTAAACGTAACTATGCCTACACTCGCTTCAGCTGTAGGACACAATAAGTGGGCGTATCAGTATCTTGCTCGGAGTATAGAGGAAGTTCCTCAAAGAGAGGAAATGACTCAGCTCATGAAGATGGCTGGATTTATAAACACATACCACAAGGTCTATTTCCCATACGTATGTGCTCTGTATGTGGGGTACAAGCCACTACATTCAGAAACAAATGTGATACTGAGTGACATCGAGAAGAAGAAAAGAGAAGAACTGTGGCAAAAGTAGAGATTTTTGGGTTGCTCGGCTGTAACATCAGTTACAGCCGTTCACCCGAAATTTTTCATAAACTGTGGGAAGGAGATTCAACCCCCAGAGAGTATAGGCTAATTGATACTAACGATCCAACCTCATTTATTGAGGAGGTTCGTCAGGACTCCTCTTGGAGAGGTTTCAGCGTAACTATTCCTTATAAGGAGTGGATCATTCCATATCTTGATGACCTTACAGTTGTAGGCAAGAGCATTGGAGCGATTAACGCCGTCAGGGTACTTAATGGACATCTGATTGGTCATAACACCGACGTTTCTGGTTTTCTCACGCCTCTAGCTCCCTATTTTAATAACGGTTTTTTATCCCCTGATAAACAAGCCTTAGTACTTGGTACTGGGGGTGCAGCCAAGGCGGTCAGATATGGGCTTGAAAGCAAAGGGATAAAAGTGATGACCGTATCTCGAAGCAAAGAGCGAGGAGACCTGACTTACGAAGAAATGACCAAAAACCTACTGCATAACACCTCTATTATTGTCAATGCTACGCCCCTTGGAGGTAAACAATATCCACACTTGGCCCCTCCTATCCCTTACCATCTATTGAATGCTAACCATCTTCTCTACGACCTCACATACACAGATAATAGCGGTTTCTTAGCCCATGCTCCAAATGAGTGC harbors:
- a CDS encoding PL29 family lyase N-terminal domain-containing protein — its product is MKKIANFTCGLLLLIIAVSCTDLSSINQDLEDLKSRVSNLENLMKNANSRIETLQVLIDAEAGKKSIEKWTETSYGYELIMSDGSKLSLMNGRNGKTPDISVKELNGTLYWTINGELMRDSGGEPIKAKAEDGKMPKVQITADGFWQISTDDGATWKVLRDENGERVRAKGLDATDTFSITETDAAIVINFDGKTFTISKNAGGSDNPGVYDPDKLALEYVSEFGVATEGKSFATSNGIDQLGMFSFDEAKSLFAERFLAGIYHFPSASEWLGVFPSSGIISFTESKVKESVKETIKVGKGQEEKEYTAEYNSVSGGVVYGIKFIGDDNRMRTAYRYRLVNFGEDNNMSALEVTARLIGSDAKMTLDAISKEDFWSDSSAKYVKRLFPTAGYISGNSHVYLGTKGFYPASDDYQNSGFNKYKLHGVEFDKSEVRIHRSILTGNTDKYKFSVRPFSDY
- a CDS encoding PorV/PorQ family protein — its product is MRIKFFEKYLLLILSIGLASLEMNAQNRLLPILEAPVDARAASMGSATLMSAKSNYLYINPASILYQPNKYTISANGMLYPTYEEASGRLKNGSISLGAKFLNRHVVFAGFRYQGGLSYQIIDGPYDDQDIRKYNPFDWAADLGYAFRINDQFSAFATMSFIQSYTGRPAYAGSFSVGANYLTDFSIARSLATLNVAARVSNFGTHLYYSSSERYNLPAKAEITSDLTVKLGDIHKITSLVGARYFFLPIKNQVFQANLGGEYTVFDLVSFRTGVQIGTRYTSHWTAGVGAKFMGGSIDFAYLKGLNTNYSDRLVLSLSYNY
- a CDS encoding S8 family serine peptidase, producing MKKKYIFNLLIVLVASLFSIYGCENKREVVLTSSQTSDQNVSERNTSSLYAPKSAIPGKIIFKVGRETSRDIKLINSGVIQMSSVPGPMSAALSAMNTHKVERLVLPSGKFEGALKDAGLDRWYIASFDEETPLPSAFSLLNSVAEIEKVEYSCKAEVFGSAQGEEHVYDLIRSDKYPFDDEYLPLQWHYNNLGDKYWSKQGCDINLFKAWEITTGTPNVIVCVVDGGIDVTHPDLVDNLWVNPGEAKNDHDDDDNGYKDDIHGFCFVSNSADILPDADGHGTHVAGTVAARSNNGIGVAGVAGGNDKDPKATGVRLMSAAILRANPDGVTTKGASTENIANAIIYGALNGATISQNSWGYPFASGVEVMPDVIKEAIDFFIDKAGTVLVKDDPNYGEQRKDSPMKGGIVFFAAGNDNLDYPTPPANYERVIAVSAVAPNFTKASYSTYGDWVDIAAPGGDMQRYGEKAGVLSTMAPAMLNGEEYHYYHGTSMACPHISGVAALVLSKFGGQGFTNDELKARMLASVLPVDLDKVNPQYAGKLGIGTIDAYAALTLKNDHKAPDKPEIIKDKSTENAFTALTVYWVVPSDEDDNQPLRYRLYVSNKPLDKNNYLTDGDVSGTANGFISGVGTKPGDEMSFTVSSLEPATTYHFALVAYDKWGNTSEPSFFAGDTKVNHAPEISNIPSEPIFVIDRSTYLLDVKDIDGHSWSYEIAGDRGGITHRKVTNGIEFVIRPVLGEGEHAVKVVLTDELGLTKTFSVPFRVVYIKKPILKSPIQPLLVGIHSEPIELALPSYFEKPYFLSHSFKAISSNPAVASTFINEAGHLFIIGEKPGKTSIVVTASNGYMTTNTTIEVTVTEDATSDVFAVWPIPVQRELNIWLNPKYNAAHVKVQSVNGELIFQEDAKVNDSGAAQIDMKHLMPGSYVLVIKVDGRETVRSILKK
- a CDS encoding BACON domain-containing protein; translated protein: MDRNTEPAVLELSSQSLEFTSKEVEAGYIPQITVKTNQAIVKAVSLDPSWLKVEYKDKGIYVSAKENRSGEKRKSGILVVAGGVKELVTVTQSQAITLLDVSPKDIDLLSDGQAILIDVSSNDSDWSFEIEDGKEWLHANRIGGFIKVIADANSTLKERVAQMYVNMSGKVVVVNFTQQPRRKNAKYALPLLERRSTPYEVIAFEENNGNFLLEYSAAAGLLGQPGSVTVKFVYASSVYSDVVYNIDTSSKLITNIVITSYAPDVLQSSEFMDFLSYNGFAISNNTVDPSSKILVFSGSNSEAAYGLVMKINKDETKPSTITLKSRGKQTEPYKTFSKFPFDKYEYLFGDWTYAKIKENELANGSTLDYETRSKKHPSIVVESQYTVDPSLSPLVARIFGMNDSEVDPNTGEIADKLDQLVAVFNDVHLGAFLSERKYYLTEEFQNLLVASGFKYIKEVDGLTQWYNEEKKILIIPRGTRFNSVMDLMPVLAISYFHRDLGAQTAAEREAFLSMAHEEVVRQDKLLSSGK
- a CDS encoding BACON domain-containing carbohydrate-binding protein, with product MQEGGKALMEPETLELSQYALELPSESQEVAPLLTVTTNQQIVKVQSLAPDWLEAQYRNKTIYISAKPNNSGEKRETSLLVFAGTKFEVVKVVQMGSALYLELSETEMVVPAEGKTLIVDVRSNGGEWNYEIDESAEDWINVTRIDNFLQLSIAPNTNSSERQGQIYVQVKGTNPKELSITQQAFNNGARFGLPLLKKSPTKHEIIEYEKKQGSFVVKYVDSELGEPIDIPYVVFLYASPVFQSVTYSITAATKSIHQIVMISDDAKTLKSDEFKQTLIDKGFEIKVQKGSDNYTGTSTSTGFDVEVVVNELKDSKVIFTPIKG